A DNA window from Actinomadura luzonensis contains the following coding sequences:
- a CDS encoding acyl-CoA dehydrogenase family protein, translated as MIPGETPGFRERARAWLERALGGEFAAARGLGGPGREHEGHELRLAWERHLGAHGWTCLGWPERYGGRGAGLADQVAFHEEYARADAPARVGHIGETLVGPTILEFGTEEQKERFLPPIRRGEELWCQGYSEPEAGSDLAAVRTRAHLEDGDWVVTGQKVWTSLAHVADWCFVLCRTEPGSQRHRGLSYLLVPMRGPGVTVRPITQLTGTSEFNEVFFDGARTAAGNVLGAPGDGWQVAMATLGHERGASTLGQQIGFRRELAKVVATAKRTGAAGDPVLRDRLVRAWLELEVMRLNALRMLGPAPGPEASIAKLYWSEWHRRLGELAQAVQGRAGLVGELNELQRLYLFSRADTIYAGSSEIQRNIIAERTLGLPR; from the coding sequence TTGATCCCTGGGGAGACCCCCGGATTCCGCGAGCGCGCGCGGGCCTGGCTGGAGCGGGCGCTCGGCGGCGAGTTCGCCGCCGCCCGCGGCCTCGGCGGCCCCGGCCGCGAGCACGAGGGCCACGAGCTGCGCCTGGCCTGGGAGCGCCACCTCGGCGCGCACGGCTGGACCTGCCTCGGCTGGCCCGAGCGCTACGGCGGACGCGGCGCCGGCCTCGCCGACCAGGTCGCCTTCCACGAGGAGTACGCCCGCGCCGACGCCCCCGCCCGGGTCGGCCACATCGGCGAGACCCTGGTCGGCCCCACGATCCTGGAGTTCGGCACGGAGGAGCAGAAGGAGCGCTTCCTGCCGCCGATCCGGCGCGGCGAGGAGCTGTGGTGCCAGGGCTACTCCGAGCCCGAGGCCGGCTCCGACCTCGCCGCCGTCCGCACCAGGGCGCACCTGGAGGACGGTGACTGGGTGGTCACCGGGCAGAAGGTGTGGACCTCGCTGGCGCACGTGGCCGACTGGTGCTTCGTCCTGTGCCGCACCGAGCCGGGGTCGCAGCGGCATCGCGGGCTGTCGTACCTGCTGGTGCCGATGCGCGGGCCTGGCGTCACGGTACGGCCGATCACCCAGCTCACCGGCACCTCCGAGTTCAACGAGGTGTTCTTCGACGGCGCGCGCACCGCGGCGGGCAACGTGCTGGGCGCGCCCGGCGACGGCTGGCAGGTCGCCATGGCCACCCTCGGCCACGAGCGCGGCGCCTCCACCCTCGGCCAGCAGATCGGCTTCCGGCGCGAGCTGGCCAAGGTCGTCGCCACCGCGAAGCGGACCGGCGCGGCCGGCGATCCGGTGCTGCGCGACCGCCTGGTGCGGGCCTGGCTGGAGCTGGAGGTCATGCGGCTCAACGCGCTGCGGATGCTGGGGCCCGCCCCGGGGCCCGAGGCGTCGATCGCCAAGCTGTACTGGTCGGAGTGGCACCGGCGGCTGGGCGAGCTGGCGCAGGCCGTCCAGGGCCGGGCGGGCCTGGTGGGCGAGCTGAACGAGCTGCAACGGCTGTACCTGTTCAGCCGGGCCGACACCATCTATGCCGGTTCCAGCGAGATCCAGCGGAACATCATCGCCGAGCGCACGCTGGGACTTCCCCGGTGA
- a CDS encoding NIPSNAP family protein → MTIHELRRYTLLPGRRDELITLFEREFVEAQEAAGMRVSGTFRDPDAPDTFTWLRSFPDMEARRAALEAFYTGPVWLAHREAANATLVDSDDVLLLRALTEPPAADRPGVGASALPAAEYVATVYPVGDGFPAFFAEVVAPALAEAGARPVARFVTEHAENTFPRLPVRSGENVFVWFARFPEAGAGAGLAAVDLPLVENRLTGAPQRMRLRPTARSAMR, encoded by the coding sequence ATGACGATCCACGAACTACGGCGGTACACCCTGCTGCCCGGGCGGCGCGACGAGCTGATCACGCTGTTCGAGCGGGAGTTCGTCGAGGCGCAGGAGGCGGCGGGCATGCGCGTCTCCGGCACCTTCCGCGACCCGGACGCGCCCGACACCTTCACCTGGCTGCGGAGCTTCCCCGACATGGAGGCGCGGCGGGCCGCGCTGGAGGCGTTCTACACGGGGCCGGTGTGGCTGGCCCACCGGGAGGCGGCCAACGCCACGCTGGTGGACTCCGACGACGTGCTGCTGCTGCGGGCGCTCACCGAGCCCCCGGCGGCGGACCGGCCGGGGGTGGGAGCGAGCGCGCTCCCGGCCGCGGAGTACGTCGCCACGGTCTACCCCGTGGGGGACGGCTTTCCCGCGTTCTTCGCCGAGGTGGTCGCGCCGGCGCTGGCGGAGGCTGGGGCTCGGCCGGTCGCGCGGTTCGTCACCGAGCACGCCGAGAACACCTTCCCGCGGCTGCCGGTGCGGAGCGGGGAGAACGTGTTCGTCTGGTTCGCCCGCTTCCCGGAAGCGGGGGCGGGGGCCGGCCTCGCCGCCGTGGATCTGCCGCTGGTGGAGAACCGGCTGACGGGCGCGCCGCAGCGGATGCGTCTTCGCCCCACGGCCCGTTCCGCCATGCGCTGA
- a CDS encoding SDR family oxidoreductase produces the protein MTVTYDYTGRSVLVTGGTKGIGLGVARAFARAGADVTVCARHAPERAEFRFVPADVRAAADVERLMAGFGRLDVVVNNAGGSPYAPLEGTSPRLHARVIELNLTAPLLVAQYARPLLAASRGAVVMIGSASGVRPSPGTSAYGAAKAGLHHLARCLAAEWAPEVRVNTVVVGLAATEAAAPHYGPPGQGDGPLGAAIPAGRLARPEDVAEACLWLAAPGYVTGAEVRVDGGGEIPLWRDLAAKG, from the coding sequence GTGACCGTCACTTACGACTACACGGGCAGGTCCGTCCTGGTGACCGGCGGCACCAAAGGCATCGGGCTGGGCGTCGCGCGGGCCTTCGCCCGGGCGGGCGCCGACGTCACGGTCTGCGCCCGGCACGCGCCCGAGCGGGCGGAGTTCCGGTTCGTGCCCGCCGACGTGCGGGCGGCGGCGGACGTCGAACGGCTGATGGCCGGGTTCGGGCGGCTCGACGTCGTGGTCAACAACGCGGGCGGGTCGCCGTACGCGCCGCTGGAGGGCACCTCGCCGCGCCTGCACGCCCGGGTGATCGAGCTGAACCTGACGGCGCCGCTCCTCGTCGCCCAGTACGCCCGGCCGCTGCTGGCCGCCTCGCGCGGGGCCGTGGTGATGATCGGCAGCGCGAGCGGCGTCCGGCCCTCGCCCGGCACCTCCGCCTACGGCGCGGCCAAGGCGGGGCTGCACCACCTGGCCCGCTGCCTGGCCGCCGAGTGGGCGCCGGAGGTGCGGGTCAACACGGTCGTCGTCGGCCTCGCCGCCACGGAGGCCGCCGCCCCCCACTACGGCCCGCCAGGACAGGGGGACGGCCCGCTGGGGGCGGCGATCCCGGCCGGCCGCCTGGCCAGGCCCGAGGACGTCGCGGAGGCGTGCCTGTGGCTGGCCGCGCCCGGCTACGTGACGGGCGCGGAGGTCCGGGTGGACGGCGGCGGCGAGATCCCCCTCTGGCGCGACCTCGCCGCGAAGGGCTGA
- a CDS encoding flavin reductase family protein: MPTGPTHQSANGHLDSRRFRQVLGRFATGVVAITALDPQDGRPCGLAANSFTSVSLDPPLVAFCVAHTSTSWPRVRNSAVLTVNVLAEHQQAVCAQMATRGGDKFAGLEWTGSPGGNPVLEGALAWLDCSVEAEHPAGDHVIVVARVLQLDTHADGGPLVFFQGGYGGFR, translated from the coding sequence ATGCCGACGGGCCCGACCCACCAGAGCGCGAACGGCCACCTCGACAGCCGCCGCTTCCGCCAGGTCCTCGGCCGCTTCGCGACCGGCGTGGTGGCCATCACCGCGCTCGACCCGCAGGACGGGCGCCCCTGCGGCCTGGCGGCCAACTCCTTCACCTCCGTCTCGCTCGACCCGCCGCTGGTCGCCTTCTGCGTGGCGCACACCAGCACGAGCTGGCCCCGGGTGCGCAACTCCGCGGTCCTCACCGTGAACGTCCTGGCCGAGCACCAGCAGGCGGTGTGCGCGCAGATGGCGACCAGGGGCGGCGACAAGTTCGCCGGCCTGGAGTGGACCGGCTCCCCCGGCGGCAACCCGGTGCTGGAGGGCGCGCTGGCCTGGCTCGACTGCTCGGTCGAGGCCGAGCACCCGGCGGGCGACCACGTCATCGTCGTGGCCCGGGTGCTCCAGCTCGACACGCACGCCGACGGCGGCCCGCTGGTGTTCTTCCAGGGCGGCTACGGCGGCTTCCGTTGA
- a CDS encoding DUF2252 domain-containing protein, whose product MGTRTTFLLDVLMTEFGESIKRDPAAFRRKFRKMAASPFAFYRGSACLFYADVTGPYADDAYLDGPTGRVWIHGDLHAENFGTYMNASGQLVFNVNDFDEAYVGPYVWDLKRFAASVALLGYAKALSDDAIGGLVSDFAGAYLEELGAIAAGGDDAIGSLTLDTTSGVLHRVLQTARLSTRVALLDVETVIDDYDRRFALMEGREPVDGPTREAVLAAFAGYLATLPQPGSPVEHVVKDVALRKGVGIGSAGLPSYNLLLEGRSQALENDVILYMKQAAAPAVARYVTDEKVASYFLHQGHRTAESQRALQAYADPWLGYTTLNGTGQLVAEVSPYSADLNWDEVNEPGELRSIMRDLGRAVARMHSVADDESSHDLVDFSTEEAIVGVIGGDRAGFAAMLVEFAHRYGAQARGDHQRFVDLFRNGGLPGV is encoded by the coding sequence ATGGGCACACGCACCACCTTCCTGCTCGACGTCCTCATGACCGAGTTCGGCGAATCGATCAAACGCGACCCGGCCGCCTTCCGCCGCAAGTTCCGCAAGATGGCGGCCTCCCCCTTCGCCTTCTACCGGGGCAGCGCGTGCCTGTTCTACGCCGACGTGACCGGCCCGTACGCCGACGACGCCTACCTCGACGGCCCGACCGGCCGCGTCTGGATCCACGGCGACCTGCACGCCGAGAACTTCGGCACCTACATGAACGCCTCCGGCCAGCTCGTGTTCAACGTCAACGACTTCGACGAGGCCTACGTCGGCCCGTACGTGTGGGACCTCAAGCGCTTCGCGGCCAGCGTGGCGCTGCTCGGCTACGCCAAGGCGCTGTCGGACGACGCGATCGGCGGGCTGGTGTCCGACTTCGCGGGGGCGTACCTGGAGGAGCTGGGCGCGATCGCGGCCGGCGGGGACGACGCGATCGGCTCGCTCACCCTGGACACCACCTCCGGCGTGCTGCACCGGGTGCTCCAGACCGCCCGGCTCAGCACGCGGGTGGCGCTGCTCGACGTGGAGACGGTGATCGACGACTACGACCGGCGCTTCGCGCTCATGGAGGGGCGCGAGCCGGTGGACGGCCCGACCAGGGAGGCGGTGCTGGCGGCGTTCGCCGGCTACCTGGCGACGCTGCCCCAGCCGGGCAGCCCGGTCGAGCACGTGGTCAAGGACGTGGCGCTGCGCAAGGGCGTCGGCATCGGGTCGGCGGGGCTGCCGTCGTACAACCTGCTGCTGGAGGGCCGCTCGCAGGCCCTGGAGAACGACGTCATCCTCTACATGAAGCAGGCGGCGGCGCCGGCCGTGGCGCGCTACGTCACCGACGAGAAGGTGGCCTCCTACTTCCTGCACCAGGGGCACCGCACGGCCGAGTCGCAGCGGGCGCTGCAGGCCTACGCCGACCCGTGGCTGGGGTACACGACGCTCAACGGGACGGGGCAGCTCGTCGCCGAGGTCTCGCCGTACTCGGCGGACCTGAACTGGGACGAGGTCAACGAGCCGGGCGAGCTGCGCTCGATCATGCGCGACCTCGGCCGGGCGGTGGCGCGCATGCATTCCGTGGCCGACGACGAGTCCAGCCACGACCTGGTCGACTTCTCGACGGAGGAGGCGATCGTGGGGGTGATCGGCGGCGACCGGGCGGGGTTCGCGGCGATGCTGGTGGAGTTCGCCCATCGGTACGGGGCGCAGGCCCGCGGGGACCATCAGCGGTTCGTGGACCTGTTCCGCAACGGCGGCCTGCCCGGGGTGTGA
- a CDS encoding GNAT family N-acetyltransferase yields the protein MHTNTLLHPLALRRAEPADLPGVLTLLADTAEWLHRRGVRQWPRQGFGPERIMPLIEERVLFLLDDELRYLDPDLSAPPVATLALDGHADPEFWTPADDPGAALYVHKLAVARPWSGSGLGDALLDWAGAAAFASGLPWVRLDCAKANPGLQEYYRGRGFRHVRTVDLPHRSSGALFQRRSEDLVTTAFRDLTLAELITAA from the coding sequence ATGCACACAAACACGCTGCTTCACCCGCTCGCACTTCGCCGCGCAGAACCGGCTGACCTGCCCGGCGTCCTCACGCTGCTCGCCGACACCGCCGAGTGGCTGCACAGGAGGGGAGTGCGGCAGTGGCCCCGCCAGGGTTTCGGGCCTGAGCGGATCATGCCGCTGATCGAGGAGCGCGTGCTGTTCCTGCTGGACGACGAGCTGCGCTACCTCGATCCCGACCTCTCGGCGCCCCCGGTGGCCACGCTGGCCCTCGACGGGCACGCCGATCCCGAGTTCTGGACCCCGGCCGACGACCCGGGCGCGGCGCTCTACGTCCACAAGCTGGCCGTGGCCCGGCCGTGGTCGGGCAGCGGCCTCGGCGACGCCCTCCTGGACTGGGCGGGGGCCGCGGCCTTCGCCTCGGGCCTGCCGTGGGTCCGGCTCGACTGCGCCAAGGCCAACCCGGGGCTCCAGGAGTACTACCGCGGGCGCGGCTTCCGGCACGTCCGGACCGTGGACCTGCCGCACCGCTCCAGCGGCGCCCTCTTCCAGCGGCGCTCCGAGGACCTCGTCACGACGGCCTTCCGTGACCTGACCCTCGCCGAGCTGATCACCGCCGCCTGA
- a CDS encoding GntR family transcriptional regulator, with protein MLYQQVAAELRRAIYSGVLGPGAQLPTEAQLMEDHGVSRNTVRLALGELVNEGLVTRTPRRGTVVRDRRPLLIYPQRELEPQPRGELREAFAYAVAQEGREPSQYIEVLTVSPVEEIASRLELADGELAVVRRRLRFVDGQPYNTNDSYFPRDLVADSEIARPGDIARGANRVLEELGHAQVRVVDDIWARMPNQEEAERLQLELGTPVMVYVRVGYDGADMPVRVAMSVLPADKHLIRYELDRR; from the coding sequence GTGCTGTATCAGCAGGTGGCGGCGGAGTTGCGTCGAGCCATCTACTCGGGTGTCCTCGGCCCCGGGGCACAGCTGCCGACCGAGGCACAGCTCATGGAAGACCATGGGGTGAGCAGGAACACCGTCAGGCTGGCCCTCGGTGAGCTCGTCAACGAGGGGCTCGTCACGCGCACGCCGCGACGCGGGACCGTGGTCAGGGACCGGCGGCCGCTGCTCATCTATCCCCAGCGTGAGCTGGAGCCGCAGCCGCGCGGGGAACTGCGCGAGGCCTTCGCCTACGCTGTAGCGCAGGAAGGCCGTGAGCCGAGCCAGTACATCGAGGTGCTGACGGTGTCTCCCGTCGAGGAGATCGCCAGCAGGCTGGAGTTGGCCGATGGGGAGTTGGCCGTGGTGAGACGCCGTCTGCGGTTCGTGGACGGACAGCCGTACAACACCAACGACTCCTACTTCCCGCGTGATCTCGTGGCCGACTCGGAGATCGCCAGGCCCGGCGACATCGCCCGCGGGGCGAACCGGGTCCTGGAGGAACTGGGCCATGCGCAGGTGCGCGTCGTCGACGACATCTGGGCCCGCATGCCCAACCAGGAGGAGGCCGAGCGCCTCCAGCTTGAACTCGGCACACCAGTAATGGTGTACGTCCGAGTGGGGTACGACGGGGCAGACATGCCTGTGCGTGTCGCCATGTCGGTGTTACCAGCCGACAAACATCTGATCAGATACGAGCTCGATCGCCGCTAG
- a CDS encoding thiolase C-terminal domain-containing protein — protein sequence MPKRLLDFRDATAIAGVGYTPFSKNSGVSTLTLACRAVLAALDDAGLSAADVDGLATHRVGDSAPPTLVGPALGLTGLSWHLDQFGGGSVSHAVVGQAALAVAAGMAETVVCYRAINARSEFRMGGTGRGLPVSPEVQYQAPYGYVAPPQQYAMYARAHMLRYGTTAEHFGALAVTQRANAVKNPRALMRTPITLEDYLASRWIAEPFRLLDCCLETDGACAVVVTTAERARALRRPPVLISAAAWGGGQSHLSGAAGDPTVTAAAELAPRLYAQAGLGPADVDVAEIYDCFTYSVVVQLEDYGFCPKGEGGPYVASGATALDGPLPVNTHGGFLSEGYVHGVNHIAEAVSQLRGEAGDRQVPGAEVALSTAQPGYVLPATSALILRRA from the coding sequence GTGCCCAAGCGCTTGCTTGATTTCCGCGACGCGACCGCGATCGCCGGCGTCGGCTACACCCCTTTCTCCAAGAACTCCGGGGTCAGCACCCTGACCCTGGCCTGCCGTGCCGTGCTGGCCGCCCTGGACGACGCCGGGCTGAGCGCCGCCGACGTGGACGGCCTGGCCACCCACCGCGTCGGCGACTCGGCCCCGCCCACCCTGGTCGGCCCCGCGCTGGGCCTGACCGGACTGTCCTGGCACCTCGACCAGTTCGGCGGGGGCAGCGTCTCCCACGCCGTCGTCGGCCAGGCGGCGCTGGCGGTGGCGGCCGGGATGGCGGAGACCGTCGTCTGCTACCGGGCGATCAACGCCCGCTCCGAGTTCCGCATGGGCGGCACCGGGCGCGGCCTGCCGGTCAGCCCCGAGGTCCAGTACCAGGCCCCGTACGGGTACGTCGCCCCGCCCCAGCAGTACGCCATGTACGCCCGCGCCCACATGCTCAGGTACGGCACCACGGCCGAGCACTTCGGCGCGCTCGCGGTCACCCAGCGCGCCAACGCGGTCAAGAACCCCCGCGCCCTGATGCGCACCCCCATCACGCTGGAGGACTACCTGGCCAGCAGGTGGATCGCCGAGCCGTTCCGGCTGCTGGACTGCTGCCTGGAGACCGACGGGGCGTGCGCCGTGGTGGTCACGACCGCCGAGCGGGCCCGCGCGCTGCGCCGCCCGCCCGTGCTGATCTCCGCGGCGGCCTGGGGCGGCGGCCAGTCCCACCTGTCCGGCGCGGCCGGCGACCCCACGGTGACGGCCGCGGCCGAGCTGGCCCCGCGCCTGTACGCCCAGGCCGGCCTCGGCCCCGCCGACGTGGACGTGGCCGAGATCTACGACTGCTTCACGTACTCGGTGGTCGTGCAACTGGAGGACTACGGGTTCTGCCCGAAGGGGGAGGGCGGGCCGTACGTGGCCTCCGGGGCCACCGCCCTGGACGGCCCCCTGCCGGTCAACACGCACGGCGGCTTCCTGTCGGAGGGTTACGTGCACGGCGTCAACCACATCGCCGAGGCCGTCTCGCAGCTCCGGGGCGAGGCGGGCGACCGCCAGGTGCCGGGCGCGGAGGTGGCCCTGTCCACGGCGCAGCCGGGGTACGTGCTGCCGGCGACGTCCGCGCTGATCCTGAGGAGGGCGTGA
- a CDS encoding SDR family oxidoreductase, whose amino-acid sequence MPPAPPRAHGLLDGKVTLVTAAAGAGIGYATARRCAEEGATIVLSDRHERRLAEAAEALSELTGVKPLAVPCDVTSEPQVLALFDAVVEAHGRLDVVVNNAGLGGTAELAEMTDEQWHAVLDVTLTGTMRCTRAALRHMYGQGSGVIVNNASVVGWRAQRGQAHYAAAKAGVMALTRCVALEAAGHGVRVNAVAPSLAVHPFLARVTSEEVLAELTAREAFGRSAEPWEVANVIVFLASDYSSYMTGEVVSVSSQHP is encoded by the coding sequence ATGCCACCCGCGCCCCCCAGGGCCCACGGCCTGCTCGACGGCAAGGTGACGCTGGTGACGGCGGCCGCCGGCGCGGGCATCGGCTACGCGACGGCCCGCCGCTGCGCCGAGGAGGGCGCCACGATCGTCCTCTCCGACCGGCACGAGCGCCGCCTGGCCGAGGCCGCCGAGGCGCTGAGCGAGCTGACCGGCGTCAAGCCGCTCGCCGTGCCGTGCGACGTGACGTCCGAGCCGCAGGTGCTCGCGCTGTTCGACGCGGTCGTCGAGGCGCACGGCCGGCTCGACGTGGTGGTCAACAACGCCGGCCTCGGCGGGACGGCGGAGCTGGCGGAGATGACCGACGAGCAGTGGCACGCGGTGCTCGACGTCACCCTCACCGGCACCATGCGCTGCACCAGGGCCGCGCTGCGGCACATGTACGGCCAGGGCTCGGGCGTCATCGTGAACAACGCCTCCGTGGTGGGCTGGCGGGCGCAGCGCGGGCAGGCCCACTACGCCGCCGCCAAGGCCGGGGTGATGGCGCTGACCAGGTGCGTCGCGCTGGAGGCGGCCGGGCACGGAGTGCGGGTCAACGCCGTGGCTCCGTCGCTCGCGGTGCACCCGTTCCTCGCCAGGGTGACCAGCGAGGAGGTGCTGGCGGAGCTGACGGCCAGGGAGGCGTTCGGGCGGTCGGCGGAGCCGTGGGAGGTGGCCAACGTCATCGTCTTCCTGGCGAGCGACTACTCCTCGTACATGACGGGCGAAGTGGTCTCGGTGTCGTCGCAGCATCCCTGA
- a CDS encoding enoyl-CoA hydratase family protein has product MGITLRAGPVAEVVMDVPPVNALSVRAWEELAAALRAAGDDPETRVAVLRAEGRGFNAGVDIKELRDAAGHERLVAVNRACHAAFAAVYDCPVPVIAAVHGHCLGGGVGLAGNADVVVAAEDAYFGLPEVDRGALGAATHLARLVPQHLVRAMVYTCRNVTAAELRAFGSVLEVVPRDKLREAALEVAGQIAAKDPYVIRRAKESLNGIDPVDVHRSYRFEQGFTFELTLMGAGDRHRERFR; this is encoded by the coding sequence ATGGGGATCACGCTGCGGGCCGGGCCGGTCGCCGAGGTCGTCATGGACGTCCCCCCGGTGAACGCGCTGAGCGTGCGGGCCTGGGAGGAGCTGGCGGCGGCCCTGCGGGCGGCCGGGGACGACCCGGAGACCCGGGTGGCCGTGCTGCGGGCCGAAGGCCGCGGCTTCAACGCCGGGGTGGACATCAAGGAGCTGCGCGACGCCGCCGGTCACGAGCGGCTGGTCGCCGTCAACCGGGCCTGCCACGCCGCCTTCGCCGCCGTCTACGACTGCCCGGTGCCGGTGATCGCCGCCGTGCACGGGCACTGCCTGGGCGGCGGCGTCGGCCTGGCCGGCAACGCCGACGTCGTGGTGGCCGCCGAGGACGCCTACTTCGGCCTGCCCGAGGTGGACCGGGGCGCGCTCGGCGCGGCCACCCACCTGGCGCGCCTGGTGCCTCAACATCTCGTGCGGGCCATGGTCTACACGTGCAGGAACGTCACGGCGGCCGAGCTGCGCGCGTTCGGCTCGGTGCTGGAGGTCGTGCCGCGCGACAAGCTGCGCGAGGCCGCGCTGGAGGTGGCCGGGCAGATCGCGGCCAAGGACCCGTACGTGATCCGCCGCGCCAAGGAGTCGCTGAACGGCATCGACCCGGTGGACGTCCACCGCAGCTACCGCTTCGAGCAGGGCTTCACCTTCGAGCTCACCCTCATGGGCGCGGGCGACCGGCACCGGGAGCGCTTCCGGTGA
- a CDS encoding Zn-ribbon domain-containing OB-fold protein produces MAGHRPEPDRDSREWWERIARHEFAVQRCAGCGVDRFPARAFCPACRGEEWRWRAVEPEGRVESWIVARQPFVPGVAVPYVVVMVRLSAVPDGLAYGNWRGGREPRAGERVRGVYREEGDVTLVDWEPAG; encoded by the coding sequence ATGGCGGGTCACCGTCCCGAGCCGGACCGCGACTCGCGCGAGTGGTGGGAGCGGATCGCCCGGCACGAGTTCGCGGTGCAGCGGTGCGCGGGCTGCGGCGTGGACCGGTTCCCCGCGCGGGCGTTCTGCCCGGCCTGCCGCGGCGAGGAGTGGCGGTGGCGGGCGGTGGAGCCCGAGGGGCGGGTCGAGAGCTGGATCGTCGCGCGCCAGCCGTTCGTGCCGGGGGTCGCGGTGCCGTACGTGGTGGTCATGGTGCGGCTGTCGGCGGTGCCGGACGGCCTGGCGTACGGGAATTGGCGCGGCGGGCGGGAGCCCCGGGCCGGGGAGCGGGTGCGGGGGGTGTACCGGGAGGAGGGGGACGTGACGCTCGTCGACTGGGAGCCCGCCGGTTGA
- a CDS encoding SDR family oxidoreductase, whose amino-acid sequence MTLFSVEGKTVVVTGGSRGIGRMIAEGFVAAGANVCISARKAAEVGKTAAELGCTAVPADLSTEEGREALAAAVDGPLHVLVNNAGATWGAPLEEYPESAFDKLWNINVKGVFALTQRFLPQLRQAAGPEDPARVINVGSIDGLRVPALPTYAYSSTKSAVHMLTRHLARHLAKEHITVNAIAPGPFESKMMAFALDDPATRESIETGVPLGRIGRPDDMAGTAIFLASRAGAYLTGTVIPVDGGISC is encoded by the coding sequence ATGACTCTGTTCTCGGTGGAAGGCAAGACGGTCGTCGTCACGGGCGGCTCGCGGGGCATCGGCCGCATGATCGCGGAGGGGTTCGTCGCGGCGGGCGCGAACGTCTGCATATCGGCGCGCAAGGCGGCCGAGGTCGGCAAGACCGCCGCCGAGCTGGGCTGCACGGCCGTGCCGGCCGACCTGTCCACGGAGGAGGGCCGCGAGGCGCTGGCCGCGGCCGTGGACGGGCCGCTGCACGTGCTGGTCAACAACGCGGGGGCGACCTGGGGCGCGCCTCTGGAGGAGTATCCCGAGTCCGCCTTCGACAAGCTCTGGAACATCAACGTCAAGGGCGTCTTCGCGCTGACCCAGCGGTTCCTGCCGCAGCTCAGGCAGGCCGCCGGGCCCGAGGACCCGGCCCGGGTGATCAACGTGGGCTCGATCGACGGCCTCCGGGTGCCGGCGTTGCCGACCTACGCCTACTCCTCCACCAAGTCCGCCGTCCACATGCTCACCCGCCACCTGGCCCGGCACCTGGCCAAGGAGCACATCACGGTCAACGCCATCGCGCCGGGGCCGTTCGAGTCGAAGATGATGGCCTTCGCGCTCGACGACCCCGCCACGCGGGAGAGCATCGAGACCGGCGTGCCGCTCGGGCGCATCGGCCGGCCCGACGACATGGCGGGCACGGCGATCTTCCTGGCCTCGCGGGCGGGGGCGTACCTGACGGGCACGGTGATCCCGGTGGACGGCGGGATCTCCTGCTGA
- a CDS encoding ATP-grasp domain-containing protein yields MTTCAYATFDDGPQHDDELALVLAAWRAAGIEGRAERWDDPAADWSAYDAVVVRSVWDYVPRRAEFLAWARRVERSARLLNPLAVIEANTDKTYLRDLPSVPTHWSSRGLPDWPEYVVKPAISAGARDTARTRDRDEAAALAAALEAGGRTPMVQPYLDMVETEGETSLLYFNRRFSHAVRRTPMLSAAATSADLARAETRTPAADQVELAERVLDTVAGPLLYARVDLVRLPDGSPAVIELELTEPYLYLRHDPGAPAAFTKALAELL; encoded by the coding sequence GTGACTACCTGCGCTTATGCCACTTTCGACGACGGCCCGCAACACGACGACGAGCTCGCCCTGGTCCTCGCGGCCTGGCGGGCGGCCGGCATCGAGGGCCGCGCCGAGCGCTGGGACGACCCGGCCGCCGACTGGAGCGCCTACGACGCGGTCGTGGTCCGCTCGGTCTGGGACTACGTGCCCCGGCGCGCGGAGTTCCTGGCCTGGGCGCGCCGCGTGGAACGCTCCGCCCGGCTGCTCAACCCGCTCGCCGTGATCGAGGCCAACACCGACAAGACCTACCTGCGCGACCTGCCCTCGGTGCCCACGCACTGGTCGTCGCGGGGCCTGCCCGACTGGCCGGAGTACGTCGTCAAGCCCGCGATCTCGGCGGGCGCCCGCGACACCGCCCGCACCCGCGACCGCGACGAGGCCGCCGCCCTGGCCGCCGCGCTGGAGGCCGGCGGGCGCACGCCGATGGTGCAGCCGTACCTCGACATGGTGGAGACCGAGGGCGAGACCTCGCTGCTGTACTTCAACCGCCGCTTCAGCCACGCCGTCCGCCGCACGCCGATGCTGTCGGCGGCCGCCACGTCCGCCGACCTCGCCCGCGCCGAGACCCGCACGCCCGCCGCCGACCAGGTCGAGCTGGCCGAGCGGGTGCTCGACACCGTCGCGGGGCCGCTGCTGTACGCCCGGGTCGACCTGGTGCGGCTGCCCGACGGCAGCCCGGCGGTCATCGAGCTGGAGCTGACCGAGCCCTACCTCTACCTGCGGCACGACCCGGGAGCCCCCGCGGCGTTCACCAAGGCCCTGGCCGAGCTGCTCTAG